The window AGGAGTTCTCAGTAAGAGGAGGTGGTGAAAGAAATCGACACAGCGATATTTAGCAAATGGCGGTTTGGTGACAGTAAAGGACAGGGAGAGAAAAAGGGGACCTGAGTGCTGGCTGGCCGCAGCTTAGCAGTTGGCTTATGTTGTTTTTGGAGGGAAACAAAATAAGTAACACAGACAGACACAGAGTATCAGTATTGTACTCTGCGGTTTTACAACTCTTTGCTCAAAGATTCCCATACCCCtttttatctctctctctctcttgtttgttttcCCTTGTTCCTACCCCTTTGATGTCGCAGCTCCGAACGGGATGCATCGGCTCAGTTTTTAAAGGggcaggagagagagagagagagagaagagcaAGGAAAACCAAGAGCAGTGGACTGCGGCCCAGTGTGTCTGTATATTATAGTCCACGGGTCTCAACTATGGAGACTTGTGTGCAATGAAGTCTTGTGTCCAAAAggactttgtttggattgtgttttatttggaatatttttactataacactttttgtgatgtgatgtgtgtgagataaaaaggtaattggaaagataaaaaagtgtattgaaaattgtaatgatgatgtaagcagataaaattggggaaataaaacacaatccaaacaaacccaattaATTTATTGAAAATACATAAACTACAATTTAGAAATTCTCTAATCGAGGATTGTTCTCAAatgattgatttttttaacACTTGTAATGTTTACACTTGTTtttcaaaactgaaaaaaaaaaccttaaaaatcaaaagtaacaAATTACGTGTTTCTGAATTCTAATTATGGCATTAAATGACCAGAAGCAATAAAAGAGTAAActtatactccctccgttccactttgatagtcctaattttttcacacagttttaaaaaaaaagttaactttgttggaataatcaatttaggtagctatttttctaaaatattctcacattaattagagtacaactttataaaaatttgaattaataggaaaaaaagaatcaactcttgGGCTGGTGGCCACCACCAAGCCCTTAAGGctttggtggggtgggaggtaAGGATTCAAATCCGGTGGTGGTTCTATCCCTCGTAGGTTCAGTTGAACCTCCCCCCGAGTTAGAGTAGGAGCAGGGATgacaattaacaaaaaaaaaaaaaaaaaattagactacTAACTTTCAGGGTGGATTTCGGTTTAACCCTTCAACGTATATCAAAATATCAATTTAACTTGAATCGTTTTTAGCTCATTCTAATCATATTTGGAAGATTGAAAATAGCAACAacaaaatcctttttttttttcagattagAAGAGCGATACTTTATCCTTTACAGCTCATCTAGGCGAGAAGTTAATTGTTTTAAAGTCTCTGAAAAAATAGACTAGAGGTTTCAATTTATCACTAAAGTTTAGTCAAATATTATTGACCAAATATTAAATGAGAGGAGTTCTTATTCGGAACAAAATTTTCACTTCGAAAAGCTTAATTGATACTTAATCACATTCAAGAGTTGAATGAACCATTCGATCGACTTTGAAAGGACAAATCAAAATTCACCCGAATTTTTATTACACACTCAGATTCTTTCTCTTTCACTAATGGGGAGTCAGCAAAGGAAGTCGACTAATAACGGACTAATCTAATACTAGTGGTTCTAGCCTTCTAGGACAGTGGTAACGTCGGACGTAAGGTGGTGGAATTTCGCGGGAGGAGACTACAGCTGGCATTTTGTTGACGTGTCAAAGGATTCCTCTGATTCAAGGAAAATCTAACCAAATTCCTAGATTTCGCCCTGGCTTTTACCAAAGAAGCAGTAAGGTTTCGTTTGGGTTCTGTTGactttaaataaaaataataattggaaGGAAATATCCTAGAAGGCGGCTGCCGCTTCCCACTGCCACCACGTCTTTGAAGTTTGAACCGATGGTGTATTATGCCACGGGGTGGGCCCGGCCCCGGTAGGGGGCGCAAATGCGTGGTCTGGCAGTGCACGCTAGATTCCCTCAGCTTCCCGCTAAATATTTATTCATGTTTACTACTACTGGTGCTTTGCTTCAGGCCCTATACTGGATTGTTTCCAGAGTTAGATATCAACCCTTGTCATCTTCCACGGAAGATAACGAAATGTGTGTTTTGACGGCCAGTTCATTTTATAGCTCGTACTAAACCTTGCAATTTAAAAATTTCTGATgcactaaaaacaaaaatgtgtaagggaaaattttttttttttttaaaaaaaagggggaaattgggccttgtttggaaaggaattttctacaaaaaaaaaagaaaaaatctctATATTTTTcacaaacatatttttcaattaattttttatctcatatatattaaatcgttataataaattttttttaccaaaaaaaaaaactccataaAATTGGAATTCAAACACGAGTTCTTGCCACAGTCTCGTGGACCACGACTCGTGTCCTTGACCAAATTTGCTTTTGCTTGGCAGACCGGAACGTTAGAAAGGTAAGTACACAGAAGTTTCCATGGGCTGGCGTTTCCCATAATTCAAAGGATATCTCTATTAGACAAGAGGACCAGTTTTTCCTGGACTTCATAAATCCTTCCCCAAAAGTCTTCATTTGTACGCTCACTCCTACCATCATCGGAGTAAACAATAGAAGAGTCTCATCGAAGAATTAGTGCACAATAGAGTCTCATCACTTAATTTGGGACGGTAGGATAGAATTATCTACCCtagatttaattttatcatccAAGATTATTTTCTTTATCTAGCTAACTCGCATTCCAAATTATAGGCTGCATGTACACAAATTTTCATCTTTCGTGCACCCATCCTAAAAGAGAAAGCATAATTGCATTATTCGGCTTGGGATGTCGAGCATGCAAGAGGACCTCCTGCAACCGGTGACTTGGGGGAGCTGTTTCAATAAATTTACTTTAAAAAAtcaggaaggaaaaaaaaactgtagAGAAGAATATCACTCACGGGAAGGACTTTAATTGAGCGAAAAGGCCACTCGAGAAGTTGGTCTTTTTCTTCTAGCTTGAAGAATAAGCAAAGGAAGAAGACCCCATTTGGGTACATGGGACGGCACATGATACATTGGCGTTAGCAATTATGCATCATGTTGTAAGTAAGTAAGATATAGACTCATTGCTTGTCAACCAAGCTATAATTATTTTCGGCTGCCGCCTGAGATATTGCTGCCATCTACTACTTAATTCTGCTCTACGGTCTTCTCGGACCAAAAAGTATGAAGGAAAAAGATGAAGTAAACCACACATTCAACTACTCCAGCACAAATTCGAGGCAGGAGCAGGAGGAATCGACACGTGTTTTGGTTGTGGATTCTGTGACAATTTAGGCACCAGAATTCAACTCTTATCACCACCAAATTGCAAGCACCACCATCCGGCAAATGAGGCCCTTCCCTTCCCTTCCTCTAATAATGGATTGCATTTACGGGTCGGGTCACGATCGGCCTTCAAATCACCTAACCCTTGCACAAAACGCTCAGCTCACATGATCGAGCCGTCATCATCAGACGAAATTATCATGCTTGATCAAGAATTGCTGCTGCTTAACGCCAGGCATATGTTCGTTAGTCTAACAAATACACTTACTATGTTTAAGGCACTAATCTTCAAGAGGATTAGTATGAGATTAGTAGTGCCATTTTCCCTAATGTTTAAACGTTACTGTCATTCTAGGGCTACATCCCCATCCCCATCCCCGCCACCAACAAATCCCCCAAATAATGTGATACGTTCAATCTGTTCCTTTCCTTCGATGTAGACGGCACCAAAGATACTACTGTCCCAGATGATTAAAATGAGCTCTCAAGGATGCACAGGCGGAGCCAAAGCTTTAGAGTTGGATGAGCAAGACTATAAAAAGATGTACGTACGCGAGAGGTGatatcttcttcatttttttttttttttataaaaaaagagTAGATAATAAACGAAGTACAACTGAAATTAAAAGGAATAATCAGTCAAGTACAACTAACTCATCAGTTACAAAAGATGAAATCCAGGAGTAGAAGTCAAAATGGGCGATCATAATCAAATAATAGTTATAATTGGGTCAATTCATTTCTGCTGATTTAATAAATTGACCAATTCATAATAGATACGAGCATATCTAATTATCTATGATTTTTTATTTACCGATTACCTATTTAGTAATAACCATTATCATGCGTAGCAGGTCTTACAAGATTTTGTTCTATATTTATAAGTTTAAAATGAGTCACACCCTGAACAAATGATGAGATTACATCCTATGTAAAATCGGCTCATACAATTTTTTGACAACCATTTGGGCCCCTGGTCCAACTGGCCAGAGCCATCAAGTGTTCAACTTCCGCCGATCCCCTCCAAAATATAGGTGGTGGCTGCCAACAAATCAATTTATATGAACTTTGATGGGAGGTTTGACAGACTTTTGGGCCTAGAGAGGAGAATTCGAAAGCAGGACAAAAAGCTGCCAAATGCGGAGAATGAGAGGATTTTTGTCAGGTTCAGAGACGCCGCTTTTACGATGCATTTCCCTTGTCCCAAAGGAAACACAATTCACATGATTGAACTCAGTGGCGAATGCAGTGAGGACAGGACATcaccactctctctctctctctctctctctctcgtcatTGGCTTGGGATAAACGCTTCCGTTTACACTCACGAGTCAAGTAGAGACAACATGTGCAGCACGTGGTAGGATTATATGTTCGTAGCCTTTAATCCACGTTTACCCACTAAAAGTAAAGGATTTTAGCCTGGCAACAAATTCTCTCTACTCACCACATCCATATCCTGCCTGGCTAATTTGTATCGttcttcacatctctatcaAAATGATAGACAGCACTTTATGAAGCAAAGGCCAGCAAAACCCAAGTACCACCACCaccatcccccccccccccccccccccaaaaaaaagaaaaaaaagaagagctgTCGTACATTGTATCTTGCAGAATTTTTGTAGTGATCGTCCAACATTAGATTGTACTAGTAATCTACGACTAGGATTGACAAGGGTAATCACTTGACTTGTTTGGTCCTCAGGATGTTTCCCTCTGATTTTTCGCAGACGAGTTTTTTGGTCCTCCGGAAGTATCCCTCTGATTTCGCACGTCCAGTTCGTCTCCTTGGTCATCCCCAAGATTTTTTCGCTCTCTTTATCCTCCTGTCAAAAATTGGGTGCAGAATGAGCCCCAAGTCAAGGCTCAAATCATCTCCTCCACTCAACTAAAAGTCAGTCATGGGGAACAATCCGCCATGATCGCCTAGATAGTGAAGATCCTATACTTCATATGATCGCAGGACGGTTGACCCAACATAATACCTGCAAAAGTTTAGCATCTCAAAGCTTTCATCACAGTGTAAGAATTCATCCTAAAGAAAGCACAATGCAAGATGCCCACATAGCTTATGCAGGCTATCAGGATCTTATAGACCGAACCTGAACCAAACCAAACATGTAACAGCAACTGCCACGAAAGGGAAACGGAACAAATCAGACTGCCATATTATCCACTTGACAACAAGAAGGGAATATCATTACATTacaatttcttccatttctaaTATAGCCTCCAAATCAATATTCACATTACAGAAAATTACGTTGCTTGCCAACCTCATTTAAGGATGAATTAATTCAGTTTCTTGacatcaattttatttttcaaccaAGCACAATGAAAAACACTTGAAAGGTTACAAAGTTTTTCAGGCATGCCAGGTCCTGCTTCAACACTATCCCATGGCATACTTCTGAGTCCAGCTGCGAGCAGTGGCCTCGTACTTAGCCCTGTCAGTCTTGTACATGTGAGCAATCTCGGGCACCAAGGGGTCATCAGGGTTTGGATCCGTCAACAAGGAACAGATGGAAAGTAGGACCTGCCACGAAATTTCCAAATAGGTCAAAAAAGATGCAATTTCAGGCTAGTTAAAACCAAATCTACATCTTAAAAGGAAGCCACGCTGTTGCAGATCCTATGATATATGCCAAAGAAACTACTATTTGAGTTTCAAACATGAAGAAACTTGGTATGAATTCATGGCATAACCTTGAAAAGAATTTGCAAAACTACGTTACATGCACAAGAAATCAAGCATGATGTGTTAATAAGTCATTCAGCCAAGAACTAATGCGCTTTTAAAATTTACTGTAAGAACAATATCATTGAGTTGCTGGTGCTTCTACGACAAAGCCTACATATTGGTGGATACCTAAATTAGACTAAATTAAACCTGCTCTGACAACAGCCTCTCATGTTTCTCAGAAGTTCAGCCTCCTGAGTTTGTCAGAAGTTTATCTGAATTGTGATTGACAACAGCCTCTTAGAATCAGATTGACGATAATAGACCAAATTATATAAAAACATCTAATTTCAGATGAAAACAACTCACTTAATTACAGACACCCAAAAAGAGAAAGTTTGAAGTCCAGTATAAGGTGGCTGCATCCTACCTTGTTATATACAAACATATATACTTCAAAAACTTTTCAATTACTTCCAAGCATGTTGCAAGAGTTTATGTAGAGTTAAATGGTAAATGCAAGCTTCCATCCAAAGAAAACCAGATCTTAATTCCCAACTCTTTTAAACTGACGCACTGTTAGCCTTTCTTATTTGTTTCCACTCTCTGTGCTCAGCTAATTTCACAAGGTAAGACATGTTACATGAGAACCGAGGTTCAAAAAAACAGCTGTACACAGTCCATGGATATGCACATAAACCATATAAATTAGTACAGAAACGTGAAATGAAAACAACAGCAGACAAAAAAAGACATAATTCAAACCTTTGATATGGTTAGTGCCGGACTCCACTGCTCTTTAAGAATGTCCAGACATATACTTCCATTGCTGTTAATATTTGGGTGGAAAACCTTAGTCCTAAATGCAACCTGTAGTGCACAAAGTTTGTAAGGTCACACAGCAGTGCAAAAGCATGCAAAGAAATTTGAAACGCAAGAAATTCTTGTAGTTAGAAAAGAATGCACATGCTATTCTACCAATGCACATACGGCACACAACTGCTGTCCGTAACTGTGATCATGGAGTGAAAACTTAACAAACCACCAACCTTGACTAAAAATAAGGCCCATGAACAAGCAATAAACAATTTTCAATCACTGAAAATATCAGCCCACTACAAGGTCGGTCATTGATGAAAGCTAGTGAGACATGTCTCTAAGCACCCTATACATTTCAAGTAGGGGAAGAAAAATAAATTCCCTAAAGTTATGCAGTTATGAAACATCCCCACCTCCCTAATatctaaaaagaaaagaaagacatTTCGGTATAGGACGGTGACAGTTCCATCTCTCATAAAAGCTTATGATTTGACATCAGTGATGTTTGACAGGCAGTCCTACTTGGCTGTTCCACTCACATCAGACACCGCCAAGATCCCCAAAGTGATGAATTCTGAATCATTattttccctttgtttctttttaatttgGGCAGGGGACCAATTGTGCATTCAGCAGTGAATACTTCTTCCAAATACACTTAAATCAGTAAGTGCTCTATATCATAAGATATCAGTGGAATATAATAAAGGACCAATCATCATACCTTTGGGGGCTTAAATGGGTAATCCGGGGGAAAGTGAATAGAAACTAGAAAAACACCTCCTGCGTAAGGACTATCAGCAGGTCCCATAATAGTTGCTTGCCAATGGAACATATCTTCAGCCACTGGACCTGCATTAGTGCAGCACCAATAGTGAGATTAATAGTTTGgctcaataaaatgaaaaacacaCGTCAATAGTGATGACaattaaaaatattccaaatctTGATAGAAACATTTGTTAACTCTGACCACCCTACCCTATAATTTTGATGACACATGCCAGCAAATGCATCATCCGTAGAAACGATAAGTGATAACATACAAATGATGCATCGGAACAAAATCATAGTGGATCTATAAATCAAAACAAGAAATGTCCAACAAGGGCAAAAGAGGCAAACAAGTACTAATACTTTGGAGCCAGAGTTCAGAGTTCAAAAGAGCCAGAGTTCAGATAATTTCATGAGAAATTATAATTTAACACGAGACAGCTTTGGCCACATAAACATAAATAACAGTCTGAAAAAAGCTTAAAAACCATTCCTTTACAGATGAGAGTATGCCAATGTCAAAAATTCCTCCTCTTTGACatgaaatttagtataaataaaaTCAGAAACATAATTGGAATGGTTTGAATATATTCAACAACTTGTCCAAAAGGAAAGTACATCAAATAGTCACACACGCATCAGGGGCATCATCACACCACTCAAATTCGGGCATGTCATAACTTAAAAGAGTCTATACAATGCACACAAAGACTAAACTTTGCCGGGAGTATTGATTGAATTGATCAGACagtaaatcaaattttgaagaCTATTTTATCTTCCAACAGTCTAATTAGCTATCATTTAGATGATTGCACTCTGTGGTCATTATGTAAGACCCCATCAACTGTAAGACCCCATCAACAAATTTAACCGGCCATACTACTGAAAAAAACCTCAAGGAACGCTCTAATCAGATAAGTACGAAAGAAGCTAGGCAGGAtctgaagcacactttgaagaCCAAGCAGAGCAAAACAAACAAACATCTTTAACCAAGGCAAAGCTCCCAAATCAGCTATATGAGGTAGCATTCAGCTGGTCAGAGCCAAAGCCCCCAAATCAGCCATATGAGGTAGCATTCAGATAGTTTTATTTATTCGAGTGTCGAAACTCGTACATATCAACTGCCaacaaaattacaaaatcaGAAAAGGTAATAAGTAGATAAAAATAGATACTTGATCCATCTAACAGGTAAACTACTAAGAGAACAAAGAGgaagagacaaaaggataaaacGTACCAGCACTACACGATGTGGGAGGATCCTTCTGCAAATCCTTGAGCTCCTTCAATATCCGTTTTGATGCCATCACTTAAATCTTAACTTCCAACTTCAGATCAGAACCTATGccagcaaaaataaaagttcATTAAGCACAACAAAgacccaaaataaataaatcgataaataaaactctttCAAggcttaaaaaaaaatatatatatatacacacacacacaaaggcCATTCAAAACAAAGACCCCATCAGAAAACAGAAAAGGACAGTCAACCCCGGACGACCGTCGAGGCAAATGAATGAACAAATTGCGAGATCTAAACACATCCCTCGCAACATAAAAATCTAAAACATGGGTTCTTAAACAAAAGATTGAAGGAACAAAGGAAACCTGAGGAAGGAGAAGCGTGCGGCGGGGAGGGTGGGGGGAAGAACTTGGACACACGGAGAATGCAGAGACGAATAAAGAAGAAGCAGAGGAAGAGCAGAAGAAAGAGGATATATTGAATGAATTATTGATGATTGAGGGAAAGGGTTAGAATATATTCTCAACGGTGTCGAAAGATATAAAATTTTAGCTAATCACAGTAGCGTCACTCCTAAAAGATAgataaatataaaacaaaaagtaaataaataaatgtggAATTAGCAGTAGAAAAAGGAGGGCAGGGCTGCCCGGAAGGGAAGAGGGGGTCCAATTTGATATTCTAGAATTTTGGAGGTGCAGTCGTAATTGGCGTACAATCAACGGCACCCCTCTCTCTACCTTTATACGTTACCACTAATCCCCGAAAGACAACAACTAACAACTGCTACTAATTGAGACTAGGGGCCGCCCCCCAGTCCCATCCCCTGCAATTGGTTTGTAGAATTCTTTCTTCTCACCGCTTTAGGAGTGCCGGAGACTCGCTGCGGCGACTTTTACCCTTCCGCAGTCGGCTGGTTTCGAGGTTTTACTGCTGCAATaacacattttatcattattGTCCGGATTCTGGTTCTTCTCCTCTTCTTTTATTAAAACTgtaagggtaaaaaacaaaaaaaaactcggTGATAaatctaatacacagaaaagttcCTTACgattttaaaatatacaatacgacatctcatattttgaactaaattataaaggtgacggaattcgttaagtttaacggaaatgacttattgaaatctaaaaaaaaaaaatttatacctaatttttatcaaatatacccattctaccccttaaccctcaattctctctatttagagaataaaacaaataatttttttgaattgtcttttgcttaattatatcaagacattttggtcatttcattcatttccatTAAGTTTAACAGGTTCAGTCacatttacaatttagttcaaaatatgagggatcgtgttgtatattttgaaattacgGAAGACTTCtctgtgtattaggtttaccacaagggttttttttattttttagccaAAATGTAATTGTCCGAGTCAAAATAGTAAAAGGACAAATTGAACCGAGTAACAACTAACAACAGAACAGAGATGTTGCCCATAATGTCTAGCTCCTCGTATTAGGGGATTCTTAACAGAATATTTCTCTATTATTGGATTTCTTAAGCTAGATTCTTGAATATGTGCACAGGCGTATTACCTCAGCTCCTCGTCCCCATTCTCCGATACAAAATAATCCCCTTGTATTTAGTGTACTATTGTTCATTCGTTTGATAAGTAGAGTTCAACGAGTAATTGTTTTATTTGTAATGCGATCCGTACTCGATAATCAGTAGATCAGTATTAAGTACACATACAGGTGTTTGATAAGTTTCACTAGGGCGTAAATTTGAGGGGggttttattcttttttaataTAGAAAAAGGCAGATTTGATTTTTGCATTGGGGGAAGTTCTGCCAATGATATAGAGGAATAGGGTGCAAACGAATCGACTAGTTCGCGAACATGCTCGGTCAAAACTCGGTTTCGAGCTCGCCTTGACCGAGTTCGAGCAACTCGAGTTACTTAACGAGTGGAGTTCGAACTTAATATGTGAAGTTCGAAAGTTCATTGAACTTAATCGAGCTTCaataaatatgtttttttttaaatttttttatttattagtatgATAAATCTATTTTGtcctttgtttaaaattatattaaataTAAATTGATACTTCTTAATCTCGATTAGACTCGATTGGACTCAATTGAACTCGATAAAcatgagctcgagttcgaagtcaagtaatacaaaataaaatcgagctcgagcttaacTTTTAAGAGATCGACGAGTTTGAACTCGAATTTGAGTCTAAGTTTTTAAACTCTAGTCAAGATCAGGATTAGACAGTACAATTgttaaaatttttccttttatcctTGTAAATTTGACGAGCTCAAATCGATTCGATTACAcccgagagagagaggagacaGAGAGGACCCTAGTCAAAATGAATATAAAGAGTTGAAGATGTTAGTGTAGCGGACAAACTGGGCCGCGACTAATGAATACGCTGGAGCTGATTGGCAAAAGCTGTAACTGATTCAAACTGAGCTGTGATTGAATCTGTCAAAGGTTAACCCCAATTTGGACCGTGATAGAAACGAGAAGAAAATAGCAAAGACAGTTGCAAACAGAATTGTACTATCTGAGAATAACACGGAGAGAAGAATAAATTTGGTAACTTTGTTGTAATCCACGTGTGATGAAATATATGATGAATGGTGTTGATTTTTGAAAActagtttttaaattaattttattggaaCGTAACACAGAGGAATTCTTCCAACATAACGGAGCCTAGTTcttttgtatttggctattaaCTCCTTTATTGCacggagttttttttttttttttttttttttggggggggggggggtttcgTATTACAATTTGTTTTAGCCTCATCATGCTACCTAATTGCTAATATAACATTTGATTACCAAAACTAGAGAGAAAGAACAAAATTTGCAGAGCAGAGGAAGAAAAACTAGGAGAATTTTCTTGTTATACATTCGATCTGCCTCCATAAAAAATATCCAAAGAAAAGAAGACTATGCCCGGCGACAGCTCAGAGAGGAAAGAAGGGAGCAGGGCTGCCTACAAGCGTTACTCAAGAAAAGATAATCCAACCCTTCCTGGAATATATTATTAATCATCTAAACAAACATTCAACACAGCCAATGCCTCACCaattcttgcatcttttgccttCGCAAAGGATCaagtcatcatcatcatcaactgCGCAAATTGGAGAAAATAAGTCCATGAGCTCCAAAATGGACGAAAAGATACAAGCTCTAATGAGTTACCTGACGGGGGTCATTTTGACCTGACATTTGGGCACTTCTCCACTGTCGAGTAACCCCTGATAGATGTCCTCGCAGAGGACTTTGAAAGGGAAGCCCGGCATCTTATGTCCATTAATGACATAATGTACAACACCTCCAACGATCACGTTCATAAgaatttggtgattttgggaTTTCTGTTTCAGGTCCTTAGCATCAGCCTCTGTGACGGGTTCCTTTTGAAGCTGAGCATGCAACTTCAACCGTGCGGAATTCTGAGGTTTCTGTTCCATATCTGGAAGATGCACCTTGCCTAAGTCGATGTCCTGAGAGGACAAATCAGCAGTCAACGAGGTATAAAACACCGGCATTATCCCATTCTTGTTGGTGGCGTTCAGGTCTACTTGGATATCCGTGGTTAAGAATGTAGTATCAGAACTTTTGGTCGTGGAAATATCAAGCCTGTTAATCTGGAGCCTCTGGAAATGGAATTCTGGCATGTTGGAttggaagaaggagaagaatatGGCTCCAACAATGAGAAACATCACGACCAATATGCCTACGATGAGGGAAGCCCATGCGCAGCAGATGTTGCAGCCGGAGTTGCGGGGTGGCGTATTGTTTCTCTGACCTTCGACGTCGATCACAAAAGATCGAGGGGATTCAGATTGCTTGAGAGTCGACTCGTTAAATGAAACGCGGCGAGACAGGTTCCTTTGAGGGCGTTGGTTGCCCGATGGCTGGGATTGACCACCTCTGGAATTATTAGCAGCCAAACCCGCCATTGCGAAACAAGCTCCAAGACTACTCCCTTCGCGGAGGGAGAAATTCAGCATTCATAGTTTTACCAGAGATATTGGATCGGGATTATGTCTGCAGCAACAGAGTTCCTTTTTCTCTCCTAACGTATAGGAACACCGCACAGCTATTTTAAGTAAATTAAAGGTTTGAGAAGAAGAATAATTGAACAAAAGTAACAAACCAATCTCGGAAGAAAAAGACCACGAATCTGCTTAAAATCATAAATCAGCTTTATGAGTCGGATAAAGAATCCTTACAACAAATCATGAAATGGGAAAAGGTACAATCTTTTAAAAAACTAATAATGGACTACATCCCTAAGTCGAAATGAAGCAATCAGATTAATTCACACTCTAAGGAGCTATACGCGCGGGCAAGGTCACAGTTAGGAATGGAGTACTGAAACAGGCACGCGTGAATTGAATCAAATATTGAATCCCCTTTCAAAATACAAATGGGAAACCGCAAAAAAGATAAACAAGGAGAGCCTCCAAGGAGT is drawn from Coffea arabica cultivar ET-39 chromosome 1c, Coffea Arabica ET-39 HiFi, whole genome shotgun sequence and contains these coding sequences:
- the LOC113743056 gene encoding uncharacterized protein yields the protein MLNFSLREGSSLGACFAMAGLAANNSRGGQSQPSGNQRPQRNLSRRVSFNESTLKQSESPRSFVIDVEGQRNNTPPRNSGCNICCAWASLIVGILVVMFLIVGAIFFSFFQSNMPEFHFQRLQINRLDISTTKSSDTTFLTTDIQVDLNATNKNGIMPVFYTSLTADLSSQDIDLGKVHLPDMEQKPQNSARLKLHAQLQKEPVTEADAKDLKQKSQNHQILMNVIVGGVVHYVINGHKMPGFPFKVLCEDIYQGLLDSGEVPKCQVKMTPVS
- the LOC113731515 gene encoding ubiquitin-conjugating enzyme E2-17 kDa, which codes for MASKRILKELKDLQKDPPTSCSAGPVAEDMFHWQATIMGPADSPYAGGVFLVSIHFPPDYPFKPPKVAFRTKVFHPNINSNGSICLDILKEQWSPALTISKVLLSICSLLTDPNPDDPLVPEIAHMYKTDRAKYEATARSWTQKYAMG